A region of Methanocorpusculum labreanum Z DNA encodes the following proteins:
- a CDS encoding CBS domain-containing protein, translated as MEKKQVRDYMTHDVISIDASKTVGDVIRLIHTTDHDGFPVLRLGKVVGYISARDIIGEHPSTKVELRMTRHPITARPDVTITEVARRIFRTGIQKLPVIGPDNELLGIISNMDVIRSQIERVTPEKVFNFMRALHALYGVETHLKREHIPVKDIQPTQSSVHQDELEGRTYELQKNLAEPVIVVKSGERIILVDGHHRAVAAEKLGLSELDAYVVYLDADIELGLEKTAHAMKIFSIKDVKIDDSPERSLVRPTHPKLIPTEKKLVSEYMTTNVISLDAGKTVKDVIGLIRTTTHDGFPVLCKGRVVGLIGAKNIIGAKATDGIAPLMEPVILKTQPNEGMTDVARKMFRFCVQKLPVVDNEGQFVGIITNADVIRSQIERVTPEKVFDYMTTLKTLYGLDPLLSRGMVPVKSLIPTQSKVYMDELDGRAYEIKKGLAEPLIVVRRRGKYILIDGHHRAVAANRMRVQELDAYLIDIDSDIELGIEKTSRNMRLWSLDDVQIMDESRCAFLA; from the coding sequence ATGGAAAAAAAACAGGTCCGCGACTACATGACACACGATGTCATAAGTATCGATGCATCCAAAACGGTTGGGGATGTGATCCGCCTGATTCATACAACGGATCATGACGGGTTTCCAGTCCTCAGACTGGGAAAAGTTGTAGGATACATCTCTGCACGTGACATCATCGGCGAACACCCGTCAACAAAAGTTGAACTGAGGATGACGCGCCACCCCATCACTGCACGTCCTGATGTGACGATTACCGAGGTTGCACGCCGGATATTCAGAACCGGCATCCAGAAGCTCCCCGTGATCGGGCCGGATAATGAACTCTTAGGCATCATCTCCAATATGGATGTGATTCGATCCCAGATCGAACGTGTAACACCGGAAAAAGTATTCAATTTCATGCGGGCGCTTCACGCTCTGTATGGGGTAGAGACCCATCTCAAGCGTGAACATATCCCCGTCAAAGATATCCAGCCGACCCAAAGTTCCGTTCATCAGGACGAACTTGAAGGGAGAACATACGAACTCCAGAAAAATCTCGCCGAGCCGGTTATCGTGGTGAAATCCGGAGAGCGGATCATTCTGGTCGATGGCCACCACCGGGCGGTAGCAGCTGAAAAACTCGGATTAAGTGAATTGGACGCATACGTTGTGTATCTGGATGCCGATATTGAACTTGGACTGGAAAAAACCGCACATGCGATGAAAATTTTCAGCATCAAAGATGTAAAAATCGACGACAGTCCGGAAAGATCCCTGGTGCGTCCCACACACCCGAAACTGATCCCGACCGAGAAGAAACTCGTCAGTGAATATATGACGACCAATGTGATCAGTCTTGATGCGGGAAAGACGGTAAAGGATGTTATTGGACTTATCCGGACCACAACCCATGACGGATTTCCTGTATTATGTAAGGGAAGAGTCGTCGGTCTGATTGGAGCGAAGAATATCATCGGCGCTAAAGCAACCGACGGCATCGCCCCCCTGATGGAGCCGGTGATACTCAAAACCCAGCCTAACGAAGGTATGACCGATGTCGCACGGAAAATGTTCAGGTTCTGCGTCCAGAAACTTCCGGTTGTTGATAATGAGGGACAATTTGTCGGCATCATCACGAATGCGGATGTGATCCGCTCCCAGATCGAACGCGTCACGCCGGAGAAGGTGTTCGATTACATGACCACCCTCAAAACGCTGTACGGATTGGATCCTCTGCTTTCACGCGGCATGGTTCCTGTTAAAAGTCTGATTCCAACCCAGTCCAAAGTGTATATGGATGAACTGGACGGGCGGGCGTATGAGATCAAAAAAGGTCTTGCCGAACCGTTGATCGTTGTTCGGAGAAGGGGCAAATACATCCTGATCGACGGACATCACCGGGCCGTTGCTGCAAACAGAATGCGCGTTCAGGAACTCGATGCTTATCTTATCGACATCGACTCGGACATCGAACTCGGTATTGAAAAAACCTCAAGGAATATGCGCCTGTGGTCGCTTGACGATGTGCAGATCATGGATGAATCGCGATGCGCATTTCTCGCGTGA